A single region of the Candidatus Abyssobacteria bacterium SURF_5 genome encodes:
- a CDS encoding DUF3473 domain-containing protein: protein MSARKKFSASRSGFCNGSWNSSKRKMRNPLNLREIAPLDLPAQAPNVLTVDVEEWYHVNYHSADWSRIDTSISRVRENTADILRALEPQESKATFFILGSVAERHPDLVKAIAADGHEIACHSYSHKLIYEQNPAAFKEDVARAADVLSGLAGRKVIGFRAPSCSITERNPWALDVLCESGFLYDSSIFPIHNYMYGVAGFPVHPCRITTAAGNSLIEIPPQAMEFGRLRIPFGGGIYLRLLPSFLQRALVSITHSRGDSFMLYFHPSDIDRRHIKIDLSLKESFFNNVGRRSGRNKILRLLNDFRWTTIARAYSASLRE from the coding sequence ATGAGCGCGAGAAAGAAATTCTCAGCCAGCAGATCGGGATTCTGCAATGGAAGCTGGAACAGCTCGAAAAGAAAAATGAGAAATCCGCTCAACCTTCGTGAGATCGCTCCGCTCGACCTCCCCGCTCAGGCGCCGAATGTCCTCACCGTCGACGTCGAAGAATGGTATCATGTAAACTACCACAGCGCCGATTGGTCCCGCATCGACACGAGCATCAGCAGGGTGCGCGAGAATACAGCCGATATCCTGCGGGCGCTCGAGCCGCAAGAATCGAAGGCGACGTTCTTCATACTCGGCTCCGTAGCCGAACGACATCCCGATCTGGTAAAGGCCATTGCGGCAGACGGTCACGAAATCGCGTGCCACAGCTATTCGCACAAGCTGATCTACGAGCAAAACCCCGCGGCGTTCAAGGAAGATGTCGCCCGCGCCGCCGACGTGCTCTCCGGACTGGCCGGCAGGAAAGTAATCGGATTCAGGGCGCCGTCCTGCTCGATTACCGAGAGGAACCCGTGGGCGTTGGACGTTCTGTGCGAAAGCGGATTCCTTTACGATTCCAGCATATTCCCCATCCACAACTACATGTATGGAGTGGCCGGATTTCCCGTTCATCCCTGCCGCATTACCACAGCCGCCGGAAACAGCCTCATCGAGATTCCGCCGCAGGCAATGGAATTCGGCAGACTCAGGATACCGTTCGGCGGCGGCATTTACCTGCGGCTGCTTCCCTCTTTTCTCCAGAGAGCCCTCGTCTCCATCACCCACTCGCGGGGCGATTCGTTTATGCTGTATTTCCACCCGAGCGATATAGACAGACGTCATATCAAAATAGACCTCTCCCTCAAGGAAAGCTTCTTTAACAATGTGGGACGCCGCTCCGGAAGAAACAAGATTCTGCGCCTGCTCAATGATTTCCGCTGGACCACGATCGCCCGGGCTTACTCGGCATCGCTCCGCGAATAG
- a CDS encoding VWA domain-containing protein, with translation MPTGRTSSKLLFIVLPFIFFFAFAPPAFSQEVPPQDVVFLVDSSESMTAYLPAIVGILHRFAGGASEGDSFTCYQFSKNPVMISTGTVRQPSDIKNLQAQLLQLRGTGSGTNFSPALEKGLTEIRKSYRRAHRNDRLLVLITDGRGPENPSTEKITLTSLKTKFSDLEVGLNYHFVCFYMGDIVEADLQSFLNSVGARVVHWPKDKRWLQQATLADVRVVEEEKNIGGVPEIPAHTIFTLSFFPRRPPDRLEMIEMDIEDIVGGKTVDRLFDIRPYRIMCQSKPWSETFHLESRGFARGDYGGRFFFYPSDPQLLMVNPFSIPFRFSVSESLKVFLSQPIHFGPVELEGIYKETRDLYILPMWQEFPDKLEAVRVEADIALPEGLRLNVLPVHQPREIVVYLTLSREEDAPPLTEGEYEGKIRFSSPTGWTFDRRELPIMVSVREKPLNLKLIAFYVAGGAGALILAAVAVLSLSGVRQSAYDYLTKKADPAGKLILLKDPTRGLATDINISRAAKKSKIKSVVIGTGEGIDVEISHISLVDKRYILTGTRSDDVVQTFLQASPPGTQVIINEMALSGRVPLNHLDRVKIGAFEFRYEQPMPLRQVVLHYLSGEVKQGWLLDWDITAEGFSFLLRERAAQPIKSYARFHELKAVTFVRDFDGDVSRNLLSLKPPRTGHLAQIVFADDEELTGYVFEWKQPADKFYIFPKSKGENILFLLVERHTLKGFRLLKENRSGARRAKKHFTQLMKTLTEKFGTKENVT, from the coding sequence ATGCCGACAGGGAGAACCAGCTCAAAGCTGCTTTTCATCGTCCTGCCCTTCATCTTTTTCTTTGCCTTTGCGCCGCCGGCTTTCTCTCAGGAAGTGCCTCCTCAAGACGTTGTATTTCTTGTCGACAGTTCCGAAAGCATGACCGCTTACCTCCCCGCAATTGTCGGGATATTGCATCGATTCGCCGGCGGAGCGAGCGAGGGCGACTCGTTCACGTGCTATCAGTTTTCAAAGAATCCCGTAATGATATCGACGGGAACGGTCCGCCAGCCGTCGGACATCAAGAACCTCCAGGCGCAGCTTCTGCAGCTTCGTGGAACGGGAAGCGGCACCAACTTCTCGCCAGCTCTCGAAAAGGGCCTGACCGAAATCAGAAAGAGCTACCGCCGGGCGCACCGCAATGACCGGCTGCTGGTGCTGATCACCGACGGGCGCGGACCTGAAAACCCGTCAACCGAAAAAATCACGCTGACCTCGCTGAAGACCAAGTTTTCCGATTTGGAGGTCGGCCTCAACTATCACTTCGTCTGCTTCTACATGGGCGATATCGTCGAAGCCGACTTGCAGTCTTTTCTGAATTCTGTAGGAGCACGCGTCGTCCATTGGCCGAAAGACAAACGGTGGCTGCAGCAGGCGACACTCGCAGACGTTCGAGTAGTCGAGGAGGAGAAAAATATCGGCGGGGTTCCCGAAATTCCGGCCCATACTATCTTCACGCTCTCTTTTTTCCCGCGGCGCCCACCGGACCGGCTCGAAATGATCGAGATGGACATCGAGGATATTGTGGGCGGGAAAACGGTGGACCGGTTGTTTGATATCCGTCCCTATCGAATAATGTGCCAGAGCAAGCCGTGGAGCGAAACGTTTCACCTCGAGAGCCGAGGGTTCGCGCGGGGCGATTACGGCGGCCGTTTCTTCTTCTACCCGTCCGACCCGCAACTTCTCATGGTGAATCCGTTCTCTATTCCTTTTCGTTTCTCAGTTTCAGAATCGTTGAAAGTCTTTCTTTCTCAGCCCATTCATTTTGGGCCCGTCGAACTCGAAGGCATCTACAAGGAAACCAGAGATCTCTATATCCTGCCCATGTGGCAGGAATTCCCGGACAAGCTCGAAGCGGTTCGCGTGGAAGCCGACATCGCTTTGCCCGAAGGATTGCGCCTGAACGTGCTGCCCGTTCATCAGCCAAGAGAGATAGTCGTCTACCTCACGCTCTCACGGGAGGAAGACGCTCCTCCGCTGACAGAAGGAGAGTACGAAGGCAAGATTAGATTCTCCTCGCCCACCGGATGGACTTTCGACCGGCGCGAACTGCCAATAATGGTAAGTGTCCGCGAGAAACCGCTGAATCTTAAGCTCATTGCCTTTTATGTCGCGGGCGGCGCCGGCGCCCTGATCCTTGCCGCTGTCGCCGTCCTTTCACTCAGCGGCGTACGGCAGTCGGCATATGACTATCTCACGAAGAAGGCGGACCCAGCCGGCAAATTGATACTCCTGAAAGACCCGACCAGGGGCCTGGCGACAGACATCAACATCAGCCGGGCGGCAAAAAAATCAAAAATAAAATCGGTCGTGATTGGAACGGGCGAAGGCATCGATGTCGAGATCTCCCATATCTCCCTGGTGGATAAGCGTTATATTTTGACCGGAACAAGATCCGACGACGTGGTCCAAACCTTTCTTCAGGCATCGCCGCCCGGAACTCAGGTAATTATCAATGAAATGGCGCTCTCGGGAAGAGTTCCGCTCAATCATTTGGACCGCGTGAAAATCGGCGCCTTCGAGTTTCGCTACGAACAGCCGATGCCGCTTCGGCAGGTAGTCCTGCATTATCTCTCCGGTGAGGTGAAACAGGGCTGGCTTCTGGATTGGGATATCACAGCCGAAGGGTTCTCATTCCTCTTGCGCGAACGGGCAGCGCAGCCGATCAAGAGCTATGCGCGCTTCCATGAACTAAAAGCAGTCACTTTTGTGCGCGATTTCGATGGCGATGTCAGCCGGAATCTCCTCTCTCTGAAGCCGCCGCGGACAGGGCATCTCGCGCAAATTGTGTTCGCAGACGATGAAGAACTGACGGGTTACGTATTCGAGTGGAAGCAGCCGGCCGATAAGTTCTATATTTTCCCGAAGTCAAAAGGTGAAAATATCCTCTTTCTTCTGGTCGAGCGGCACACACTCAAGGGATTCAGGCTGTTGAAAGAAAATCGTTCCGGAGCGAGAAGGGCAAAAAAGCACTTCACCCAACTCATGAAGACGTTAACTGAGAAATTCGGAACGAAAGAAAACGTAACCTGA
- the grxC gene encoding glutaredoxin 3 — MKQVRIYTSENCYYCDRAKVLLGKKGVAYEEIDVERNRNAMMEVVKTTGRQTVPQIFIGDFHVGGCDDLYALDAQGKLDALLGLEQ, encoded by the coding sequence ATGAAACAGGTGAGAATTTATACGAGCGAGAACTGTTACTATTGCGACCGCGCCAAAGTGCTTTTGGGCAAGAAAGGGGTAGCCTACGAGGAGATCGACGTCGAACGGAATCGGAATGCGATGATGGAGGTAGTCAAAACCACCGGACGCCAGACGGTTCCGCAGATCTTCATCGGGGATTTCCACGTCGGCGGCTGTGACGATCTGTATGCGCTCGATGCGCAGGGCAAGCTGGATGCGCTCCTCGGACTCGAGCAGTAG
- a CDS encoding MFS transporter — MLLTSFGRSLIIPSNNCSRQFNITLPAPVSLMHIPSILRRKKLVLFAAVSLVYCYVSFHRVTLAVISDLLVGEFHLGPAQLGLLGGVLLYCYAFLQLPAGYLADNVGAKRTVLLSLALATAGTVLFAVAWSYSAAMAGRILIGAGISCIYLSLIKILSAWFDEHEFGTVLGLLMSLGMLGNMLATTPLALSVEAVGWRVSYGFVALLTLGLIALVYFRVRNTPNDEPAHIASPLSQPGESGWDRTILFFRTICALMRNRSYLMLVIFMIAGSSQQGFQSLWAGPFLSRTYGFSLIEVGNALLWYSAGGICGAPLWGLLSDRLVKSRKRVLVWGSLLSIAVWFIPAFLPQALPREVIPSFLFLMAMAAGGGVLTHAMVREAFSIEILGIAVGIINFFTFLGGAAFTQLMGNIVALFPKTDGGYPLIAYQATLMLVFGTWIIRLLSLALTEERKKPAVVPAAQEVAGAA, encoded by the coding sequence ATGCTGTTGACTTCATTCGGTCGCTCTCTTATAATACCATCCAATAATTGCAGCAGGCAATTCAACATCACTCTCCCAGCCCCGGTATCGCTCATGCATATTCCATCCATATTGAGACGCAAAAAACTGGTGCTTTTTGCGGCCGTATCGCTGGTATATTGCTACGTCAGCTTTCATCGGGTGACGCTGGCCGTCATCAGCGATCTGCTCGTCGGGGAGTTCCACCTCGGACCGGCCCAACTCGGACTTCTTGGGGGTGTGCTGCTCTACTGTTACGCGTTTCTTCAACTGCCCGCCGGCTATCTTGCGGATAATGTGGGCGCAAAGCGAACCGTGCTCCTGTCGCTTGCCCTGGCAACCGCTGGAACTGTCCTGTTCGCGGTCGCATGGAGTTATTCCGCGGCGATGGCCGGAAGAATTCTGATCGGAGCCGGGATCTCGTGTATTTATCTTTCGCTCATCAAGATACTGAGCGCGTGGTTCGATGAACACGAGTTCGGGACCGTGCTCGGGTTGCTCATGTCGCTCGGGATGCTGGGGAACATGCTGGCGACTACCCCGCTCGCCCTCTCGGTCGAGGCGGTCGGCTGGAGAGTCTCCTACGGGTTTGTCGCTCTCCTGACATTGGGATTAATCGCTCTCGTATACTTCCGCGTGCGCAACACGCCCAACGACGAACCCGCGCACATCGCTTCGCCTCTATCACAGCCGGGGGAAAGCGGATGGGACAGAACGATTTTGTTTTTCAGAACAATCTGCGCGCTCATGCGCAATCGCAGTTACCTGATGCTCGTGATCTTCATGATTGCGGGAAGCTCGCAGCAAGGGTTTCAGAGCCTGTGGGCGGGACCGTTCCTCAGCCGCACCTACGGATTTTCGTTGATCGAAGTCGGCAATGCGCTTCTGTGGTACTCCGCAGGCGGCATCTGCGGAGCGCCTCTATGGGGGCTCCTGTCCGACAGATTGGTGAAATCGCGAAAACGCGTGCTGGTCTGGGGCTCCCTCCTGAGCATCGCCGTCTGGTTCATCCCCGCCTTCCTGCCGCAAGCGCTTCCGCGCGAGGTCATCCCCTCTTTCCTTTTCCTTATGGCGATGGCTGCCGGCGGCGGCGTCCTGACCCACGCGATGGTGCGTGAAGCCTTCTCGATCGAAATACTCGGAATCGCGGTAGGAATCATCAATTTCTTTACGTTTCTCGGCGGCGCAGCCTTCACTCAGCTCATGGGCAACATCGTCGCTCTGTTTCCGAAAACCGATGGCGGTTATCCGCTCATCGCATACCAGGCTACGCTGATGCTGGTCTTCGGCACCTGGATCATCCGCCTCCTCTCGCTCGCCCTGACAGAAGAGCGCAAGAAACCCGCCGTAGTCCCCGCCGCACAGGAAGTCGCCGGTGCGGCCTGA